In the Purpureocillium takamizusanense chromosome 5, complete sequence genome, one interval contains:
- the DPH3 gene encoding Diphthamide biosynthesis protein 3 (COG:S~EggNog:ENOG503P6N3) — translation MSDDENLSIYDEIEIEDMTFDEAQQLYHYPCPCGDRFQIALDDLRDEQDIAVCPSCSLMIRVIFDLDDLPKPPPANNSGGQVPVAV, via the exons ATGTCGGACGACGAGAACCTCTCCATTTACGATGAAATCGAAATCGAGGACATGACCTTTgacgaggcgcagcagctctACCACTACCCGTGTCCCTGTGGCGACCGCTTCCAGATTGCCCTGGACGATCTTCGCGATGAGCAGGACATTGCCGTCTGCCCCAGTTGCAGTCTGATGATTCGAGTCATTTTTGATCTC GATGACTTGCCCAAGCCCCCGCCCGCGAACAACTCTGGGGGTCAGGTCCCCGTGGCGGTGTAA